One genomic segment of Paenibacillus sp. FSL H8-0332 includes these proteins:
- a CDS encoding class I SAM-dependent methyltransferase, translating into MTVWNSRRPVFETDERGTNLNTAWEGHRRFAYDLVCHMLPGKIVELGTYYGASHFAFCQAVKDHGLATVCYAVDTWLGDQHSGLYDESIYQSVQSSSNTYYSGISHLLRMTFDEALLQFADRSIDLLHIDGLHTYEAVKHDYESWLPKLADNGVILFHDIAAMQDDFGVHRLWGELQMQYYAVQFEHSYGLGILMPKGCSPVTSYMHANWNAIKPMYP; encoded by the coding sequence ATGACGGTATGGAATAGCAGAAGACCTGTTTTTGAAACGGATGAGCGGGGAACAAATCTGAATACCGCCTGGGAAGGACATCGCAGATTCGCTTACGACCTGGTTTGTCATATGCTGCCTGGTAAAATCGTAGAATTAGGGACGTATTATGGCGCTTCTCACTTCGCCTTCTGTCAGGCCGTTAAGGATCATGGGCTTGCAACGGTATGTTACGCAGTCGATACGTGGCTAGGCGACCAGCATTCGGGGCTCTATGATGAATCTATTTATCAGTCGGTACAATCTTCGTCAAACACCTATTACTCTGGAATCTCCCACCTGCTGCGCATGACCTTCGACGAGGCATTGCTTCAATTTGCAGACCGAAGCATCGACTTGCTGCATATTGACGGTCTCCATACTTATGAGGCGGTCAAGCATGATTATGAGTCATGGCTGCCGAAGCTGGCAGATAACGGCGTTATTCTGTTCCATGATATTGCGGCTATGCAAGACGACTTCGGCGTGCACCGCCTGTGGGGAGAGCTTCAGATGCAGTACTATGCAGTTCAATTCGAGCATAGCTATGGGCTTGGCATTCTGATGCCCAAGGGCTGTTCTCCGGTAACCTCGTATATGCATGCCAACTGGAATGCAATCAAGCCGATGTACCCTTAA
- a CDS encoding CBO0543 family protein has protein sequence MLINVIIGWIIPWRIGSYFLRKDSAVILHIAPIASVIAFAFDEIGYHMKWWSITPTGPGVISYLPYNLGVFPVVSCLLIYTVRRSSLNPLLLILLFTIGKTLFEFCLVISGKVRYAHGWNLGWTFVSYVLACSLCYGWYLIVKGRVLGV, from the coding sequence ATGCTTATCAACGTGATTATCGGCTGGATCATTCCCTGGAGGATTGGCAGTTATTTTCTCAGAAAAGACAGCGCAGTTATCCTTCATATCGCACCGATTGCCAGTGTAATCGCCTTTGCCTTCGATGAGATCGGGTACCACATGAAGTGGTGGAGCATCACCCCGACCGGGCCTGGTGTTATTTCGTATCTTCCTTATAATCTGGGGGTATTTCCGGTGGTCTCCTGTCTGCTCATCTATACGGTAAGGAGGTCTTCCCTAAATCCGCTGCTGCTGATTCTGCTCTTCACGATCGGCAAAACCTTGTTTGAGTTCTGTTTAGTCATTAGCGGCAAAGTAAGGTATGCTCACGGCTGGAACCTGGGCTGGACGTTCGTATCCTATGTACTGGCCTGTTCGTTGTGTTACGGCTGGTATCTGATTGTAAAGGGCAGAGTTCTTGGGGTATAA
- a CDS encoding ribonuclease J: protein MSKERLRIAALGGVHEIGKNMYILQYGDDIIAIDCGSKFPDESLLGIDLIIPDIAYLLDNRDKVRALIVTHGHEDHIGGIPYLLKQMNLPLYASRLTLGLIRTKLKEHGLLRDAQLHRIDADSELTFGEVTATFFRTNHSIPDCLGVVFDTPEGTVVHTGDFKFDMTPVNKQYPDIHKMAAIGMRGVRFLLSESTNAERPGFTPSEQLVGAHMEEAFKQAERRIFVSTFASNVHRLQQIVDAAGVTGRKLALLGRSMVNVVGVSRELGYLIIPDGMLVEPVEAAKLPPQEVAVLCTGSQGEPMAALSRLANASNRQMEIQAGDTVLLAANPIPGNERNVSRIVDNLYILGAKVIYGSRSELHVSGHGSQEELKLMLTLMKPEYFIPIHGEYRMLHHHRLLAEGVGVEGDHIFLLKNGEVVESAGGVVRQAGRVTAGQIFVDGLGIGDIGNVVLRDRRQLSADGVLITVITLSQADGRLLSEPDTISRGFIYVRNSDSLMDEINQLVKATLQKMSPADLGQWNLIKQTLKDTLSKFLYERTKRRPMILPIIIEV, encoded by the coding sequence ATGTCAAAAGAACGTCTACGGATTGCCGCCTTGGGCGGCGTCCATGAGATCGGCAAGAATATGTATATCCTGCAATATGGTGACGATATTATCGCCATAGACTGCGGGTCCAAATTCCCTGATGAGAGCCTGCTGGGCATTGATCTGATTATCCCAGATATCGCTTACCTGCTGGATAACCGGGATAAGGTCCGGGCCCTGATTGTTACCCACGGGCATGAAGACCATATCGGCGGCATTCCCTACCTGCTTAAGCAGATGAACCTTCCGCTCTATGCCTCCCGCCTGACCCTTGGCCTGATCAGGACTAAGCTCAAGGAGCACGGTCTGCTCCGGGATGCCCAGCTTCACCGTATTGATGCCGATTCCGAGCTCACCTTCGGTGAGGTGACCGCCACCTTCTTCCGGACCAACCACAGTATCCCGGACTGTCTGGGAGTGGTGTTCGATACCCCTGAAGGAACGGTTGTCCATACGGGAGATTTCAAATTCGATATGACTCCAGTGAACAAGCAATACCCGGATATTCACAAAATGGCTGCGATCGGCATGAGAGGCGTCCGCTTCCTGCTCTCCGAGAGCACGAATGCGGAACGTCCCGGCTTCACCCCTTCCGAGCAGCTGGTCGGTGCGCATATGGAGGAGGCCTTCAAGCAGGCGGAGCGCCGTATCTTCGTCTCCACCTTCGCCTCCAATGTCCACCGGCTTCAACAGATTGTGGATGCTGCCGGAGTGACCGGACGCAAGCTGGCCTTACTGGGCCGCAGCATGGTGAATGTTGTGGGCGTGTCCAGGGAGCTGGGGTATCTGATCATCCCTGATGGAATGCTGGTCGAGCCTGTAGAGGCCGCGAAGCTTCCGCCGCAGGAAGTGGCTGTTCTGTGCACAGGCAGCCAAGGTGAGCCGATGGCTGCGTTATCCCGGCTGGCGAATGCAAGCAACCGGCAGATGGAGATCCAGGCCGGAGACACCGTGCTGCTCGCAGCGAATCCGATACCGGGCAATGAACGCAATGTATCGCGGATCGTGGACAATCTCTATATTCTCGGAGCTAAGGTCATCTACGGCTCACGCAGTGAGCTGCATGTCTCCGGCCACGGCAGCCAGGAGGAATTGAAGCTGATGCTGACCCTGATGAAGCCGGAGTACTTCATTCCGATCCACGGCGAATACCGGATGCTGCACCATCACCGGCTATTGGCTGAAGGGGTCGGGGTGGAGGGAGATCATATTTTCCTGCTTAAGAACGGCGAGGTTGTAGAGTCGGCAGGCGGAGTGGTGCGCCAGGCGGGACGGGTCACAGCGGGGCAGATTTTCGTGGACGGGCTGGGGATTGGCGATATCGGCAATGTGGTGCTGCGGGACCGCCGCCAGTTGTCGGCAGACGGGGTGCTGATTACTGTAATTACCCTAAGCCAGGCTGATGGACGGCTGCTCAGTGAGCCGGATACCATCTCACGCGGGTTCATCTATGTCCGCAATTCAGACAGCCTGATGGATGAGATTAACCAGCTCGTTAAGGCCACTCTCCAGAAAATGAGTCCAGCGGATCTCGGCCAATGGAATCTGATCAAGCAGACGCTGAAGGATACCCTTAGCAAGTTCCTGTATGAGCGGACGAAGCGCCGTCCGATGATCCTGCCGATAATTATTGAGGTGTAG
- a CDS encoding HAMP domain-containing sensor histidine kinase, which produces MKLFWKFFFSTSIIALFLFSLGSTIMINTLFQSALKQETGYSIRENDILRAALKLAVRGQPDSRMKSALESITVSTSSGIVPFRISYSNYETLYSTGAPAMDHQLLRKLERNTQAHEVVPAGERQYFIRVASSLESGGETYYLETYRDITSIFTSRENQYQIFYGLIAGMIGLSFLLISFVAYWLTRPIHTLAKATLKIAEGDFQLPSFPSSNDEIGQLSKAFGRMSKSLERMMGELEEAAHRQENFIASFAHELKTPMTSIIGYADMLRSRNMDQELVIRYANHIFQEGRRLEALSLTLMELIVLKKQEFTMKRVPASHLFESVQTVISPILGREGIELTLAAEEAPLLIEPDLMKTVCLNLLDNARKSVERDGRISFTGKVDQGGYRITIADNGTGMEPEELSRITEAFYMADQSRSRAKGGAGLGLTLSSQIIDIHQAEMVFNSVPGQGTSVSILLKGGAR; this is translated from the coding sequence ATGAAGCTGTTCTGGAAGTTTTTTTTCAGTACAAGCATTATTGCGCTGTTCCTGTTCAGCCTGGGCAGCACCATTATGATCAACACCCTCTTTCAGTCTGCCTTGAAGCAGGAGACCGGCTATTCCATCCGTGAGAACGATATTCTGCGGGCGGCCCTGAAGCTTGCAGTACGGGGGCAGCCGGACAGCCGGATGAAAAGCGCATTGGAGTCCATTACCGTAAGCACTTCGAGCGGCATCGTACCGTTCCGCATCAGCTACAGTAATTATGAAACCCTGTATTCAACCGGGGCGCCGGCAATGGACCATCAACTGCTCCGCAAGCTGGAGCGTAATACCCAAGCGCATGAGGTCGTGCCTGCGGGCGAGCGGCAATACTTCATCCGGGTGGCCAGCTCGCTGGAATCCGGCGGGGAGACTTATTATCTGGAGACCTACCGCGATATCACCTCCATCTTCACTAGCCGGGAGAATCAATACCAGATATTCTACGGCTTGATCGCCGGGATGATTGGTCTCAGCTTCCTTCTGATCTCGTTCGTTGCTTACTGGCTGACAAGGCCGATCCATACGCTGGCCAAGGCTACCCTGAAGATTGCAGAGGGGGATTTCCAGCTTCCGTCCTTCCCTAGCAGCAATGACGAGATTGGTCAGCTCTCCAAGGCCTTCGGCCGGATGTCGAAGAGTCTGGAACGGATGATGGGGGAGCTGGAGGAGGCGGCACACCGGCAGGAGAATTTCATTGCCAGCTTCGCGCATGAGCTGAAGACGCCCATGACTTCTATCATCGGATACGCCGATATGCTCCGTTCGCGGAATATGGATCAGGAGCTGGTGATCCGTTATGCCAATCATATTTTTCAGGAAGGAAGAAGACTGGAAGCCCTGTCGCTTACCTTAATGGAGCTGATCGTGCTGAAGAAACAGGAGTTCACGATGAAAAGAGTCCCGGCCTCCCACTTGTTTGAATCCGTGCAAACGGTAATCTCACCTATACTTGGCCGCGAGGGGATAGAATTGACCTTGGCTGCCGAGGAGGCGCCATTGTTGATCGAACCGGATCTGATGAAGACGGTGTGCCTTAACCTGCTGGATAATGCAAGGAAATCGGTCGAGCGTGACGGACGTATTTCTTTTACAGGCAAGGTTGATCAGGGCGGGTACAGGATCACGATTGCGGACAACGGGACAGGGATGGAGCCGGAAGAGCTGTCCAGAATCACAGAAGCCTTCTATATGGCGGATCAATCGCGGTCCAGAGCCAAGGGGGGCGCGGGACTGGGGCTGACCCTATCTTCGCAGATTATCGATATTCATCAGGCTGAGATGGTTTTTAACAGTGTCCCTGGTCAGGGAACCTCCGTCTCTATTCTGCTTAAGGGAGGTGCCCGATGA
- a CDS encoding sensor domain-containing diguanylate cyclase has translation MYIRLKRKLRQSQKLSLTTLLTGLVTLVVLLTSSILLLGSYESKKRSLMETTLHLNYLNADRMSKTMDSLFQSMHGTLEYNAARLSDIEAMPPQEVNDSLDLMRSSSNFFNSITVVDASGLIRNVSPASLGTTGKHITSTNSKEALALRKPYISSPYLTANTKRLIVFLSQPIFDTAGTYAGMLSGTIYLQENNVLSEIFDNGQEDDSGSYYYIVDSEGHLVYHPDKARIGTDVSSNEVVQQLMNKQSGEQSVTNTRGIEMLAGYSSVPANGWGIVVVSPISRIHQELIGHFRTLIGYSSIPFILLLLGVILLARKFARPFVYLADVVSRMGKEQIELQEAKRYWSREAYLLTDGVLLALANIQQQTEQLTHQAETDVLTGLMNRRSLEHTISQRMRSGVPFSLVMLDVDKFKLVNDTYGHKLGDEVLKHVVRVIVTSLRPDDVCYRYGGEEFVILLARTTPAKAFSAAERIRLAVERSQAPIAAQLTISQGIAHYPSHAADFTGLLVKADQALYLAKSRGRNQSVITES, from the coding sequence TTGTATATAAGGTTGAAGCGCAAGCTTCGTCAAAGTCAAAAGCTGAGCCTTACCACGCTGCTCACAGGTCTGGTGACGCTGGTGGTTTTGCTAACTTCAAGTATTCTTCTGCTCGGTTCGTATGAGTCCAAGAAGCGGTCCTTAATGGAGACCACGCTTCATCTGAATTACCTCAATGCTGACCGGATGTCCAAGACGATGGATTCCTTATTTCAGTCCATGCACGGGACTCTGGAATACAACGCCGCCAGACTGTCTGACATAGAAGCTATGCCGCCGCAGGAAGTGAATGATTCTCTGGATCTGATGCGCAGCAGCAGCAATTTCTTCAATTCCATCACGGTGGTTGATGCCAGCGGACTCATTCGCAATGTTTCACCTGCCAGCTTAGGGACTACAGGCAAGCACATCACCTCAACGAACAGTAAGGAAGCATTAGCGCTCCGCAAGCCGTATATTTCTTCCCCTTATTTGACGGCCAATACCAAGCGGTTAATTGTATTTTTGAGCCAGCCCATCTTCGATACTGCGGGGACCTACGCCGGAATGCTTAGCGGCACCATCTACCTTCAGGAGAATAACGTTCTGTCTGAGATTTTTGACAATGGACAGGAGGATGACTCGGGGTCTTATTATTATATTGTGGATTCCGAAGGGCATCTGGTGTATCACCCGGATAAGGCGCGGATTGGCACAGATGTCAGCAGTAATGAGGTTGTGCAGCAGCTGATGAATAAGCAAAGCGGAGAACAGAGTGTCACGAACACCCGGGGCATCGAGATGCTGGCCGGTTATTCCAGTGTGCCCGCTAATGGCTGGGGCATTGTGGTTGTCTCCCCGATTAGCCGGATTCATCAGGAGCTGATAGGGCATTTCCGTACCCTGATCGGGTATTCCTCCATACCGTTCATTCTGCTACTGCTGGGCGTTATCCTGCTGGCGCGCAAGTTTGCGCGTCCCTTCGTCTATCTGGCAGATGTCGTGAGCAGAATGGGCAAGGAGCAGATAGAATTACAGGAAGCGAAGCGGTATTGGAGCCGGGAAGCATATTTACTGACAGACGGTGTATTGCTTGCCCTGGCCAATATCCAGCAGCAGACCGAGCAGTTGACTCATCAAGCCGAAACGGATGTGCTGACTGGTCTGATGAACCGCAGGTCCCTGGAGCATACGATCAGCCAGCGGATGCGCTCCGGGGTTCCTTTTTCACTGGTGATGCTGGATGTAGACAAGTTCAAGCTTGTCAATGACACGTATGGCCATAAGCTGGGCGATGAAGTTCTGAAGCATGTTGTCCGGGTTATTGTGACCTCGCTTCGCCCGGATGATGTCTGTTACCGCTACGGCGGGGAGGAATTCGTTATCCTGCTGGCCCGGACTACGCCTGCGAAGGCCTTCAGCGCTGCTGAGCGAATCCGTCTTGCTGTCGAGCGGAGCCAGGCGCCGATTGCGGCGCAGCTTACGATTTCACAGGGGATCGCCCACTATCCTTCGCATGCTGCGGACTTTACGGGACTGCTTGTGAAGGCGGATCAGGCCTTGTATCTGGCGAAGAGCAGAGGGCGGAACCAGTCGGTGATTACGGAGTCATAG
- a CDS encoding alpha/beta hydrolase, whose protein sequence is MTHSSSHPKNTAPKLRSRLLKLLLFLLSAVLLLAGSGFLYEAIAASSALKSYPAPGQLVDAGGYNLHIRQLGTGAPTIILEAGSGETSLSWGDIPEQLAEHATVVTYDRAGYAWSEQADTERSGANIVRELHTALKNADFPGPYLMVGHSLGGMYARLFTQTYPDEVTGLVLIDARPENDDRETKPILAAENMAGNPSASLLSLLKRSGALRLFQDQLLAGLVAEQDRAQFINVISTPAYFAAKEQEAALASSTEDVIRGQHFGSLPVKVIARGLPQDYASFGISGEGGRRLEAIWQEGQRNMLKLSSNSELIVAENSGHMVIHDQPELVVQTIRRMLATGK, encoded by the coding sequence ATGACCCACTCTTCAAGTCACCCGAAGAACACAGCCCCGAAACTGCGGAGCAGACTGCTTAAGCTGCTGCTGTTCCTTCTATCTGCCGTCCTGCTTCTTGCAGGATCAGGGTTCCTATATGAAGCCATTGCCGCAAGCTCCGCTCTTAAAAGCTATCCTGCACCGGGTCAGCTGGTGGATGCCGGAGGCTATAACCTCCATATTCGCCAGTTAGGCACAGGAGCTCCCACTATTATTCTTGAGGCAGGCAGCGGTGAAACCAGCCTGTCGTGGGGAGATATTCCTGAACAGTTAGCTGAACATGCTACCGTTGTCACTTACGATAGGGCCGGGTATGCCTGGAGTGAGCAGGCGGATACGGAACGCTCAGGCGCCAATATCGTGCGTGAGCTGCATACGGCACTGAAGAATGCAGATTTTCCCGGCCCCTACTTGATGGTCGGCCACTCTCTCGGCGGCATGTATGCCCGGCTGTTCACTCAGACTTACCCGGACGAAGTAACCGGACTGGTGCTGATCGATGCCAGACCCGAGAATGACGACCGCGAGACGAAGCCGATTCTGGCTGCCGAGAATATGGCCGGCAACCCCAGCGCTTCCCTGCTGAGCCTGCTCAAGCGATCCGGGGCGCTTCGGCTGTTCCAGGACCAGCTCCTCGCAGGCCTGGTTGCGGAGCAGGACCGGGCACAGTTCATTAACGTTATTTCCACGCCTGCCTATTTCGCTGCCAAGGAGCAGGAAGCAGCGCTGGCAAGCTCTACCGAGGATGTGATCCGTGGACAGCACTTCGGCTCGCTCCCGGTGAAGGTGATCGCCCGTGGCCTGCCCCAGGACTATGCCTCCTTCGGAATCTCCGGGGAAGGCGGCCGCAGGCTCGAAGCCATCTGGCAGGAGGGCCAGCGTAATATGCTGAAGCTCTCTTCCAATAGTGAGCTTATAGTCGCCGAGAATAGCGGCCATATGGTCATTCACGACCAGCCGGAGCTGGTCGTCCAGACCATCCGCAGGATGCTCGCCACAGGGAAGTAA
- a CDS encoding lmo0937 family membrane protein, which produces MLWGLIGLVVVVWLLGLIFNFMGNMIHLLLFVAAVLFVINLVKGRSRR; this is translated from the coding sequence ATGCTGTGGGGATTAATCGGACTTGTAGTGGTAGTATGGCTGTTAGGCCTTATCTTTAATTTCATGGGCAACATGATTCATCTTCTGCTGTTTGTCGCAGCGGTCCTGTTCGTGATCAACCTGGTCAAGGGACGGTCGCGGAGATAA
- a CDS encoding MFS transporter produces MNGSKESQGGKGSKGALIALASIPLIMTLGNSMLLPILPQISKELGVSAFQVSMIITVYGLIAILMIPIAGYLSDRFGRKKVILPSLILAALGGAGCVAAAWFFTGVSAYWIILAGRFVQGIGAAGAFPIVIPFVGDLFKDEKEVSKGLGIIETSNTFGKVVSPILGAYLGTLLWYAPFIAIPVLCLFSCILVTFLVKKPKAEEEAEKTSLKEFLGGIKSVLHEKGRWLYAIFAIGGICMFATFGVLFYLSEILESKYNLHGAYKGFVLAIPLALLCLASYGSGKIIGKNKLLMKWLGFGGMALLTAATLITGFNENIYYMVGFLSLSGIGIGVVLPCMDALITEGIEKENRGTITSLYSSMRFIGVALGPPVVSLLMNRGHWTLFFTMAGVGAVGGLLSFFAVRPNKEDSEGEGRTERNSLAKKGSPLRQRAR; encoded by the coding sequence ATGAACGGGTCAAAAGAATCCCAAGGGGGAAAAGGTTCAAAAGGGGCATTAATCGCGCTTGCCTCCATTCCGCTAATTATGACACTGGGCAATTCGATGCTATTGCCGATTCTGCCCCAGATCTCCAAGGAGCTGGGGGTGAGCGCGTTTCAAGTCAGCATGATCATCACGGTCTATGGCCTAATCGCCATCCTAATGATCCCGATCGCCGGCTATTTATCGGACCGCTTCGGGCGCAAAAAAGTAATTCTGCCCAGCCTGATCCTGGCCGCCCTGGGCGGTGCCGGTTGTGTCGCCGCTGCCTGGTTCTTCACAGGAGTGAGCGCGTATTGGATCATTCTTGCCGGACGTTTCGTCCAGGGGATCGGTGCCGCAGGCGCTTTTCCCATCGTTATTCCCTTCGTGGGTGATCTGTTCAAGGATGAGAAGGAGGTGAGCAAAGGGCTCGGAATTATTGAGACTTCCAATACCTTCGGAAAAGTGGTAAGCCCGATCCTGGGTGCTTATCTGGGGACGCTGCTATGGTATGCGCCTTTTATCGCCATTCCTGTGTTGTGTCTGTTTTCTTGTATTCTTGTGACCTTCCTCGTTAAGAAGCCCAAGGCGGAGGAGGAAGCGGAGAAGACCAGCCTTAAGGAATTCCTAGGCGGCATTAAGAGTGTATTGCATGAGAAGGGCCGCTGGCTGTACGCCATCTTCGCCATCGGCGGCATTTGCATGTTCGCCACCTTCGGGGTACTGTTCTATTTATCTGAAATCCTCGAATCGAAATATAACCTGCACGGGGCGTACAAAGGCTTTGTACTGGCCATTCCGCTTGCTTTGCTATGTCTGGCCTCTTACGGAAGCGGTAAGATCATCGGCAAAAACAAGCTGCTCATGAAATGGCTCGGCTTCGGCGGCATGGCCTTACTGACCGCTGCCACGCTGATTACCGGCTTCAATGAGAACATCTATTACATGGTCGGATTCCTGAGTCTAAGTGGAATCGGGATCGGGGTGGTCCTGCCCTGCATGGATGCGCTGATTACCGAAGGCATCGAGAAGGAGAACCGGGGCACGATTACTTCCCTCTACAGCAGCATGAGATTCATCGGGGTCGCGCTGGGCCCGCCGGTGGTGTCCCTCTTGATGAACCGGGGACACTGGACCTTGTTCTTCACTATGGCGGGCGTCGGGGCCGTCGGCGGACTGTTGAGCTTCTTCGCGGTAAGACCCAACAAGGAGGATTCCGAAGGGGAAGGCCGGACAGAGCGGAATTCGTTGGCGAAGAAAGGAAGTCCTTTGCGCCAACGGGCTCGGTAG
- a CDS encoding glycoside hydrolase family 125 protein — MKLQNEIPKSVYDLIGKVQGELPDSSKLAKMFEECIINTIGTTISQKADGTTFVITGDIPAMWLRDSAAQVRPYLLLAAEDPNMEAMIAGLVKRQMNYVLLDPYANAFNEEANGHGHQSDLTAMSPWIWERKYEIDSLAYPIQLSYLLWKNSGCVTQFDETFRNAALEIMKLWRVEQRHETESGYRFQRLDAPLTDTLTREGKGSETAYTGMTWSGFRPSDDCCEYGYLVPSNMFAVVVLRYLKEIAQEIYGDQELAATAQKLGQEINQGIQEHGIYNHPVYGRIYAYETDGLGHYNLMDDANVPSLLSLPYLGYTDENDEVYRNTRRFILSEDNPYYYKGQVAEGIGSPHTPEGYIWHIALSMQGLTSPERSEKERLLRLIQDTDGGTGLTHEGFSVNDATAFTRPWFSWSNMLFSELIMDYCGLRVAK, encoded by the coding sequence GTGAAGCTACAGAATGAAATCCCGAAGTCTGTGTATGATTTGATCGGCAAGGTGCAAGGGGAGTTGCCAGACTCTTCCAAGCTGGCCAAGATGTTCGAGGAGTGCATTATCAATACTATTGGCACCACCATTTCGCAGAAAGCGGATGGTACCACCTTCGTTATAACAGGTGATATACCAGCTATGTGGCTGCGTGATTCCGCCGCCCAGGTTCGCCCGTATCTGCTGCTTGCCGCAGAAGACCCTAATATGGAGGCAATGATTGCGGGTCTGGTGAAGCGGCAGATGAATTATGTTCTGCTTGATCCGTATGCCAATGCCTTCAATGAAGAGGCGAACGGACACGGACACCAATCGGATCTTACCGCCATGAGCCCATGGATCTGGGAGCGCAAGTATGAGATTGATTCGCTGGCGTATCCGATTCAGCTCAGTTATCTGCTCTGGAAGAACAGCGGCTGCGTCACGCAGTTCGATGAGACCTTCCGCAACGCAGCGCTTGAAATTATGAAGCTGTGGAGAGTGGAGCAGCGTCATGAGACGGAGTCGGGCTACCGGTTCCAGAGGCTGGATGCACCGCTCACGGATACCTTGACCCGGGAGGGCAAAGGAAGCGAAACCGCTTATACCGGGATGACCTGGTCAGGCTTCCGGCCAAGTGATGACTGCTGTGAGTATGGTTATCTGGTGCCGTCCAATATGTTCGCTGTGGTGGTCCTTCGCTATCTGAAAGAGATCGCTCAAGAGATATACGGGGATCAGGAGCTTGCGGCAACGGCGCAGAAGCTGGGCCAGGAGATCAATCAGGGGATACAGGAGCATGGTATCTATAATCATCCGGTCTATGGGAGAATCTATGCTTATGAGACAGACGGGCTAGGTCATTACAACCTTATGGATGATGCCAATGTTCCAAGCCTGCTGTCCTTGCCTTACCTGGGCTACACCGACGAGAATGACGAGGTGTACAGGAATACCCGCAGATTTATCCTTAGCGAGGACAATCCTTATTACTATAAAGGGCAGGTTGCTGAAGGAATAGGCAGTCCGCATACCCCGGAGGGTTACATCTGGCACATCGCCTTGTCCATGCAAGGACTTACGTCACCGGAGCGCAGCGAGAAAGAGCGCTTACTGCGGCTGATTCAGGATACGGATGGAGGCACAGGCTTGACCCATGAAGGCTTCTCTGTCAACGATGCCACAGCATTTACCCGTCCGTGGTTCTCCTGGTCGAATATGCTGTTCAGTGAACTGATTATGGATTATTGCGGATTACGGGTAGCGAAGTAG
- a CDS encoding DUF3231 family protein produces MTGILGGNPKDEPMHYGEIFTLWETSMAAKGALSGYRAHMYHAGDSDLKKILAAMIDQAELEISECDSLLAEQGIAAAPALPNRPEARLEDIPVGARFTDPEIAAMVAASLAVGMVACSQAMGQSIREDIGALFAKYHLTKAAIGVKNLHLLKKKGWLIPPPLLVKRPETVHA; encoded by the coding sequence ATGACAGGAATTCTAGGCGGCAACCCCAAGGATGAACCGATGCATTATGGAGAGATCTTCACTCTATGGGAGACCTCAATGGCAGCGAAGGGCGCTTTATCTGGCTACAGAGCTCATATGTATCATGCCGGAGACAGCGATCTGAAGAAGATTCTGGCTGCCATGATCGACCAGGCGGAGCTGGAGATCAGCGAATGCGACTCGCTGCTGGCTGAGCAGGGCATTGCTGCTGCTCCGGCGCTCCCGAACCGGCCTGAAGCGAGACTGGAGGATATTCCGGTGGGCGCACGGTTCACGGACCCAGAGATTGCGGCCATGGTTGCAGCCAGTCTGGCGGTTGGGATGGTTGCCTGCAGCCAGGCTATGGGGCAGTCCATCCGTGAAGATATCGGCGCATTGTTCGCCAAATATCATCTGACCAAGGCAGCCATCGGCGTGAAGAACCTGCATCTGCTGAAGAAAAAAGGCTGGCTAATCCCCCCGCCGCTGCTCGTGAAGAGACCTGAAACGGTCCACGCGTAA